Proteins encoded in a region of the Corallococcus soli genome:
- the lptE gene encoding LPS assembly lipoprotein LptE: MRPTWSAGSEYRRARTAVVVVAALVSGCGYRFSPWGSALPEGVGQVCAPIFVNETPEPALENLFTRYLRQQLVQAGRLASGPSCASTIEGAVLNVWASPTIIANNYRVFTTVRLRLVKEGQLLGETVVSGTEDYLQGRGNVLEAEANRQAAMARLAETLMRDGYDRLASTW, from the coding sequence ATGCGGCCGACTTGGAGTGCGGGGAGCGAGTACCGGCGGGCCCGGACGGCCGTGGTGGTGGTGGCGGCGCTGGTGTCCGGCTGCGGCTACCGCTTCAGTCCGTGGGGTTCGGCGCTGCCGGAAGGCGTGGGGCAGGTGTGCGCGCCCATCTTCGTCAACGAGACGCCGGAGCCCGCGCTGGAGAACCTCTTCACGCGCTACCTGCGCCAGCAGCTCGTCCAGGCCGGCCGTCTGGCCAGCGGACCGAGCTGCGCGTCCACGATTGAAGGGGCGGTGCTCAACGTCTGGGCTTCACCGACCATCATCGCCAACAACTACCGCGTCTTCACGACCGTGCGACTGCGCCTCGTGAAGGAGGGACAGTTGCTCGGGGAGACCGTGGTGTCGGGCACCGAGGACTACCTCCAGGGGCGAGGCAATGTCCTGGAAGCAGAAGCCAACCGTCAGGCGGCGATGGCACGCCTGGCGGAGACGCTTATGCGGGATGGGTACGACCGACTGGCCAGCACCTGGTGA
- the rpsT gene encoding 30S ribosomal protein S20 codes for MANTKSAEKRHRQSLKRRARNVNVRTSVKDAVKSAREAIASKDGTKTTDALKAASKTLNKAASKGVLHKRTASRRISRLAKAAAKKSA; via the coding sequence TTGGCGAACACCAAGTCTGCAGAGAAGCGTCACCGCCAGTCCCTGAAGCGCCGCGCCCGGAACGTGAACGTCCGGACGTCGGTGAAGGACGCCGTCAAGTCCGCCCGCGAGGCCATTGCCTCCAAGGACGGCACGAAGACGACGGACGCTCTCAAGGCGGCTTCCAAGACCCTCAACAAGGCGGCCAGCAAGGGCGTCCTTCACAAGCGCACCGCCTCGCGCCGTATCTCCCGGCTGGCCAAGGCCGCCGCGAAGAAGTCGGCCTAG
- the mazG gene encoding nucleoside triphosphate pyrophosphohydrolase — protein MAAPGSELERLVGIMQRLRAEGGCPWDREQDLRSLRPYLTEEAFEVLDEMDRVSNGGPWRPLCEELGDLLFQIVFHAQLAAELGEFTMADVCAAISDKLTGRHPHVFGTEQVEGAEQVLANWAKLKADERKKKTGRAGSVLDGVPTAAPSLLRAERLTEKASRLGFDWPDLAGVRGKLDEELRELDEAIAAGGRDAIEHELGDVLFSLANLARFVKTPAEDALRMASRRFVTRFQYIEARLNEEAVPFGGATLEHMERHWQGAKAQEKLLPPPAHPPRATVATLRLPVPDVAAQRAFWDPVASWLGWTKPQSPDGTAAYTGAGLGLVFTPGTQAGPPSSQATLGLEAPSPAAITRLRELIQAHHPESLLSGPGEGLRFRDPAGLTWEYMPPSV, from the coding sequence ATGGCGGCGCCTGGATCAGAGCTGGAACGACTGGTGGGGATCATGCAGCGGCTGCGGGCCGAGGGCGGCTGCCCGTGGGACCGCGAACAGGACCTGCGCTCGCTGCGCCCCTACCTGACCGAGGAGGCATTCGAGGTCCTGGACGAGATGGACCGCGTCTCCAACGGGGGGCCCTGGCGCCCCCTGTGCGAGGAGCTGGGGGACCTGCTCTTCCAGATCGTCTTCCACGCCCAGCTGGCGGCGGAGCTGGGCGAGTTCACGATGGCGGACGTGTGCGCGGCCATCAGCGACAAGCTCACCGGCCGCCACCCCCATGTCTTCGGAACTGAACAGGTGGAGGGCGCCGAACAGGTGCTCGCCAACTGGGCGAAGCTCAAGGCGGACGAGCGCAAGAAGAAGACGGGGCGCGCGGGCTCCGTGCTGGACGGGGTGCCCACCGCGGCCCCCTCCCTGCTGCGCGCCGAGCGCCTCACCGAGAAGGCCAGCCGCCTGGGCTTCGACTGGCCGGACCTCGCCGGGGTGCGCGGCAAGCTGGACGAGGAGCTGCGCGAGCTGGACGAGGCCATCGCCGCTGGAGGCCGGGACGCCATCGAGCACGAGCTGGGGGACGTCCTGTTCTCGCTCGCGAACCTCGCCCGCTTCGTGAAGACGCCGGCGGAGGACGCCCTGCGCATGGCCTCGCGCCGGTTCGTCACCCGGTTCCAGTACATCGAGGCCCGGCTGAACGAGGAGGCCGTGCCCTTTGGCGGCGCGACCCTGGAGCACATGGAGCGCCACTGGCAGGGCGCCAAGGCCCAGGAGAAGCTGCTGCCCCCGCCGGCCCACCCGCCCCGCGCCACCGTGGCCACCCTGCGCCTGCCGGTGCCGGACGTGGCGGCCCAGCGGGCCTTCTGGGACCCGGTGGCCTCCTGGCTGGGCTGGACGAAGCCGCAGAGCCCGGACGGCACGGCGGCCTACACGGGCGCGGGCCTGGGGCTCGTCTTCACGCCGGGCACCCAGGCCGGGCCGCCGTCCTCCCAGGCCACGCTGGGGCTGGAGGCGCCCTCCCCGGCCGCCATCACCCGGCTGCGGGAGCTGATCCAGGCCCACCACCCCGAAAGCCTCCTGTCAGGCCCCGGGGAGGGCCTGCGGTTCCGGGACCCCGCAGGGCTTACGTGGGAATACATGCCCCCGTCGGTTTGA